The Chloroflexota bacterium sequence CTATATTTGGGAAAGAATTGGGGGTAACGATGAAATTTACGATAGAGTGCGAACAAGAAGAAGACGGGCGCTGGCTGGCTGAAGTGATTGAGCTCCCCGGAGTACTTGCCTATGGACGCACACCAGACGAGGCCATAGCAAAAGTTCAAGCCCTAGGCCTGCGCGTACTTGCCGATCGCATCGAACACGGCGAAGAGGCCCCTGCCTTGATGAGCATTTCCTTTTCCACAGCATGAGCCAATGGCGATCCACAAAAGCAAGGCACGTGCTTGTCGCACTCCTGCGT is a genomic window containing:
- a CDS encoding type II toxin-antitoxin system HicB family antitoxin, coding for MKFTIECEQEEDGRWLAEVIELPGVLAYGRTPDEAIAKVQALGLRVLADRIEHGEEAPALMSISFSTA